The Litorilinea aerophila genome window below encodes:
- a CDS encoding tetratricopeptide repeat protein translates to MLQPPDKLPDDRRRAWQQARETFNQAYRLQTQGDWAGAMAAYRRSIAYFPTAEAYTFLGSIYANLYLYEAAMAECQRAIALDPDFGNPYHDMGTYLMAQERWEEAIPWFQKALQARRFEARHYTHYHLGQICEKQGLWEAAMDHYRQALELAPDYQQARQALYTLYARQN, encoded by the coding sequence ATGTTGCAGCCACCGGACAAACTGCCCGACGATCGACGTCGCGCCTGGCAGCAGGCCAGGGAAACCTTCAACCAGGCCTATCGCCTGCAAACCCAGGGAGATTGGGCCGGTGCCATGGCGGCCTATCGCCGTTCCATTGCCTATTTCCCCACGGCAGAGGCCTACACCTTCCTGGGCTCCATCTACGCCAACCTCTACCTCTACGAAGCAGCCATGGCCGAATGTCAGCGGGCCATCGCCCTGGACCCCGACTTCGGCAACCCCTACCACGACATGGGCACCTACCTCATGGCCCAAGAGCGCTGGGAAGAGGCCATCCCCTGGTTCCAGAAGGCCCTCCAGGCCCGGCGCTTCGAAGCCCGCCATTACACCCACTACCATCTGGGCCAGATCTGCGAGAAGCAGGGCCTCTGGGAGGCAGCCATGGACCATTACCGCCAGGCCCTGGAACTGGCCCCAGACTATCAACAGGCCCGGCAGGCCCTGTACACCCTCTACGCACGCCAGAATTGA
- a CDS encoding class I SAM-dependent methyltransferase has protein sequence MDTETEGKGTTMPEKPAGQEEAADVKGAVRRQFSQTAAHYRASQVHAGGVELEQMLALARLRGDETVLDAGCGPGHTALAFAPHVGQVIAVDLSQEMLAEGRRLARERGIDNVEFRLGDVEALPFPEGSFDLVTSRYSAHHWPHPLQALREFRRVLRAGPRPGRLLLADVVSFDDFTVDTHVQAMELLRDPSHVRDHTVGQWLAMLDRAGFQGEAAFTWALRLDFASWVARMETPALQVAAIRALLQQAPEEVRQALRVEADCSFTFPCAVFQGVLADGTAPTGEG, from the coding sequence ATGGACACGGAAACCGAGGGCAAAGGGACGACCATGCCAGAAAAACCGGCGGGCCAGGAAGAGGCTGCCGACGTCAAGGGGGCGGTCCGCCGCCAGTTTAGCCAGACCGCAGCCCACTATCGGGCCAGCCAGGTGCACGCCGGGGGCGTGGAGCTGGAGCAGATGCTGGCGCTGGCCCGTCTGCGGGGCGACGAGACCGTGCTGGATGCCGGCTGTGGCCCTGGCCACACCGCGCTGGCCTTTGCCCCCCACGTGGGGCAGGTCATCGCGGTGGATCTCTCCCAGGAGATGTTGGCGGAAGGCCGCCGGCTGGCCCGGGAGCGGGGCATTGACAACGTGGAGTTCCGCCTGGGCGATGTGGAGGCCCTGCCCTTTCCAGAGGGCAGCTTCGACCTGGTCACCTCCCGCTACAGCGCCCACCACTGGCCCCATCCCTTGCAGGCCCTGCGGGAATTCCGCCGGGTGCTGCGCGCCGGCCCCAGGCCGGGCCGGCTGCTGCTGGCGGATGTGGTCTCCTTCGACGATTTCACCGTGGACACCCACGTCCAGGCCATGGAGCTGCTGCGGGATCCCTCCCACGTCCGGGATCATACCGTCGGCCAGTGGCTGGCGATGCTGGATCGGGCCGGCTTCCAGGGGGAAGCGGCCTTCACGTGGGCGCTGCGACTGGACTTTGCCTCTTGGGTGGCGCGCATGGAAACGCCGGCCCTGCAGGTGGCAGCCATCCGAGCGCTGCTCCAGCAGGCGCCCGAGGAGGTGCGCCAGGCCCTGCGGGTGGAGGCGGACTGCTCCTTTACCTTCCCGTGCGCCGTGTTTCAAGGTGTGCTGGCAGATGGCACAGCCCCAACCGGGGAGGGTTGA
- the arsM gene encoding arsenite methyltransferase, translating to MNHLPNTPESIKENVRAYYGARAQQAEQSCCGDECCGSLYSPEELALVPPEAASSSLGCGNPTALAGLQPGEVVLDLGSGGGLDVFLAAQRVGPQGFVYGVDMTDEMLALARRNAARLGIQNVEFRKGDIEDLPLPDASVDVILSNCVINLSPHKDQTLNEAFRVLRPGGRLAISDIVIDGDLADLPVSEAEIRQALSWAGCIAGALTMDQYRQLLDAAGFQEIEIQVQHRYTLADLAPQEELATHPLPRPVLEALVGRFTSSAITARRPL from the coding sequence ATGAATCACCTGCCCAACACGCCCGAATCGATCAAAGAGAACGTCCGAGCCTACTACGGCGCCCGGGCCCAGCAGGCCGAACAGAGCTGTTGCGGAGATGAGTGCTGCGGCAGCCTCTACTCGCCGGAAGAGCTGGCCCTGGTTCCCCCCGAGGCAGCCAGCAGTTCCCTGGGCTGCGGCAATCCCACCGCGCTGGCCGGCCTGCAGCCCGGTGAAGTGGTCCTAGACCTGGGCTCGGGCGGAGGCCTGGATGTCTTCCTGGCCGCGCAGCGGGTAGGTCCCCAGGGGTTCGTCTATGGCGTGGACATGACCGACGAGATGCTGGCCCTGGCCCGCCGCAACGCCGCCAGACTGGGCATCCAGAACGTGGAATTCCGCAAGGGCGACATTGAGGATCTCCCCTTGCCGGACGCCAGCGTGGATGTGATCCTCTCCAACTGCGTCATCAACCTCTCGCCCCACAAGGACCAGACCTTGAACGAGGCCTTTCGGGTGCTCCGGCCCGGCGGCCGGCTGGCCATCTCGGACATCGTTATCGACGGCGACCTGGCGGACCTGCCCGTCAGCGAGGCGGAGATTCGCCAGGCCCTGAGCTGGGCGGGCTGTATCGCCGGCGCGCTGACCATGGACCAGTACCGGCAGCTCCTGGACGCAGCCGGCTTCCAGGAGATCGAGATTCAGGTCCAACATCGTTACACCCTGGCCGACCTGGCTCCCCAGGAAGAGCTGGCCACCCACCCATTGCCCCGGCCGGTGTTGGAGGCCCTGGTGGGCCGCTTCACCAGCAGCGCCATCACGGCCCGACGCCCCCTGTGA
- the pdxR gene encoding MocR-like pyridoxine biosynthesis transcription factor PdxR — MAEQIKLQIVQGRLPAGTQLPTVRELARTLGVTRVTVQMAYHELQNAGLVEATVGRGTFVSRHVEARPPAQSLGRQLTPDAVVNDILQLGQIAGLRSLADAAPDASLFPAQEFWQALDECRGEALEMVRYGASQGDPLLRVEVARLLQDRGMAVTPDEVLIVAGVTQGLALVAQALARPGEPVLVEQPTYLGFLHTLKAHGVQPLAVPLDEEGPIPEAVERLAIQQRPRFFYTVPTFQNPTGVCATPARRAQLLALAEQYGFLLVEDDLYARLSYEGPPPPAVKSLDRSESVIHVGGFSKLLMPGLRLGYVVAPPPIHERLLSLRRAMDLCSPPLLQRALARFLHEDGLKRHLRRVLPLYRQRRDALLAALRHHMPPAVQWTRPQGGFCVWLTLPRRSTLADLQQAALQQGWAFAPGEVFLTRPSPDYHLRLCFGAQPPEWIAQGVEVLANLIRERLDRQESVIEPPSDWLPLV, encoded by the coding sequence TTGGCAGAACAGATCAAGCTCCAGATTGTCCAGGGGCGATTGCCTGCCGGCACCCAGCTGCCCACCGTCCGCGAGCTGGCCCGCACCCTGGGGGTCACCCGGGTCACAGTGCAAATGGCCTACCATGAGCTCCAAAATGCGGGTCTGGTGGAAGCCACCGTGGGCCGGGGGACCTTCGTCAGCCGGCATGTGGAGGCCCGCCCTCCGGCCCAGAGCCTGGGACGCCAGTTGACGCCGGATGCGGTGGTCAACGACATCCTGCAGTTGGGGCAGATTGCCGGGTTGCGCTCTCTGGCCGACGCCGCGCCCGATGCCAGCCTCTTTCCCGCCCAAGAATTCTGGCAGGCCCTGGATGAATGCCGCGGCGAGGCCCTCGAGATGGTGCGCTATGGCGCCTCCCAGGGGGATCCCCTGCTCCGGGTGGAAGTAGCCCGTCTTCTACAGGACCGGGGGATGGCGGTCACTCCAGACGAAGTGTTGATCGTGGCCGGCGTGACCCAGGGGCTGGCCCTGGTGGCCCAGGCGTTGGCCCGGCCCGGCGAGCCGGTGCTGGTGGAGCAGCCCACCTATCTGGGCTTCCTGCACACCCTGAAGGCCCACGGCGTGCAGCCTCTGGCTGTTCCTCTGGACGAGGAGGGACCCATCCCAGAGGCCGTGGAGCGTCTGGCCATCCAGCAGCGCCCCCGTTTCTTCTACACCGTGCCCACCTTTCAGAACCCGACGGGCGTCTGTGCGACACCCGCCCGTCGGGCGCAACTGCTGGCCCTAGCCGAGCAGTACGGCTTCCTGCTGGTGGAGGACGACCTCTACGCGCGGCTCAGCTATGAGGGGCCGCCGCCGCCCGCGGTGAAGAGCCTGGATCGGAGCGAAAGCGTGATCCACGTGGGGGGCTTCTCCAAGTTGCTCATGCCGGGCCTGCGCCTGGGTTACGTGGTGGCGCCGCCGCCGATCCACGAGCGCCTGCTCTCCCTGCGCCGGGCGATGGATCTCTGCAGTCCGCCGTTGCTCCAGCGGGCCCTGGCGCGTTTTCTCCACGAGGACGGGCTGAAACGTCACCTGCGGCGGGTGTTGCCCCTGTATCGCCAGCGCCGGGATGCCTTGCTGGCGGCCCTGAGGCATCACATGCCCCCCGCGGTCCAGTGGACCCGCCCCCAAGGGGGCTTCTGTGTCTGGCTGACCCTACCCCGTCGGAGTACCCTGGCGGATCTCCAACAGGCCGCCCTGCAGCAGGGCTGGGCCTTTGCCCCAGGCGAGGTCTTCCTCACCAGGCCCAGCCCCGACTACCATCTGCGTCTCTGCTTTGGCGCTCAGCCCCCTGAATGGATTGCCCAGGGGGTGGAAGTGTTGGCCAACCTGATCCGGGAGCGGCTGGACCGCCAGGAGTCGGTGATCGAGCCCCCGTCGGATTGGCTGCCCCTGGTCTAA
- a CDS encoding SH3 domain-containing protein has translation MVVVLGAALLLSGCGFLFGGAGPEPTPTPRRELVPTFTPTPADAAPAQEPAAPAVAQQEAPPTPVPTATPRPDEPTPEPPPAVPTDTPTPTPAPALPKLTVLIEAANVRNGPGTSYGLVGAVTRDQQFDIVARNPEGTWWQFCCVNGQQGWIFGDLVQVENGDNVPVAENIPTPPPVVAAPPPPTDTPAPAAAPPPAADPCANIGGDGCKFKVREGPKFGNNGGMELKLQLFFIHSGIDGGQPQGSYFVVLIKDGVKLPIGDHVRSIALNKSDGPLGPYNYEYKLGLDQLPGNTVAGNYVMYVLDGNGERDSQDFAFSVPEGQGEIWLVWDQG, from the coding sequence ATGGTTGTCGTGTTGGGGGCTGCCCTGCTGTTGAGCGGCTGTGGCTTCCTCTTCGGTGGTGCCGGGCCCGAGCCCACCCCGACCCCTCGGCGGGAGCTGGTTCCCACCTTTACCCCCACGCCGGCAGATGCCGCTCCCGCCCAGGAGCCAGCGGCGCCGGCTGTGGCCCAACAGGAAGCGCCGCCCACGCCGGTCCCCACGGCGACACCCCGGCCGGACGAGCCCACGCCCGAGCCGCCGCCGGCGGTTCCTACCGACACGCCCACCCCCACGCCTGCCCCTGCGCTCCCCAAATTGACCGTGCTCATCGAGGCGGCCAACGTGCGCAACGGGCCGGGTACCAGCTACGGCCTGGTGGGCGCGGTGACCCGGGATCAGCAGTTTGACATCGTGGCCCGCAACCCAGAGGGGACCTGGTGGCAATTCTGCTGTGTCAACGGCCAGCAGGGCTGGATCTTCGGCGATCTGGTTCAGGTGGAGAACGGGGACAACGTCCCCGTGGCGGAGAACATCCCGACGCCGCCGCCTGTCGTCGCGGCTCCACCGCCGCCCACGGATACGCCGGCCCCGGCTGCCGCACCGCCACCTGCGGCCGATCCGTGTGCCAACATCGGTGGGGATGGCTGCAAATTCAAGGTGCGGGAGGGACCCAAGTTCGGCAACAATGGGGGCATGGAGTTGAAGCTCCAGCTCTTCTTCATCCACAGCGGCATCGATGGCGGCCAGCCCCAGGGCAGCTACTTTGTGGTCCTGATCAAGGATGGCGTGAAGTTGCCCATCGGCGACCATGTGCGCAGCATCGCCCTGAACAAGAGCGACGGTCCCCTGGGCCCCTACAACTACGAGTACAAGCTGGGGCTGGACCAGCTCCCCGGCAACACGGTGGCCGGCAACTACGTCATGTACGTGTTGGACGGTAACGGCGAGCGGGACAGCCAGGATTTTGCCTTCTCTGTGCCGGAGGGCCAGGGGGAGATCTGGCTGGTGTGGGACCAGGGGTAG
- the arsN2 gene encoding arsenic resistance N-acetyltransferase ArsN2, producing the protein MEREAPERPVPAHPPPHHRQPSGPPVALQPLTPEHVPAVLALLQASGLPQEGFPEAVAAGLTAWAGDELVGSAALEIYGQSGLLRSVAVAAPWRHQGIGARLTAATLELARQRGLQQLYLLTETAVDYFVRHGFAPIPRDAVEPAVQASLEFVSACPQTAQAMVCQLGSLLPDEA; encoded by the coding sequence ATGGAGCGAGAAGCGCCTGAACGCCCCGTGCCCGCCCATCCCCCACCCCACCACCGGCAACCGTCCGGGCCACCGGTGGCCCTGCAGCCCCTGACGCCTGAGCACGTCCCGGCGGTGCTGGCGCTGTTGCAGGCCAGCGGGCTGCCCCAAGAGGGCTTCCCGGAAGCGGTGGCAGCCGGGCTGACGGCGTGGGCCGGAGATGAACTGGTCGGCAGCGCCGCCCTGGAAATCTACGGGCAGAGCGGCCTGCTGCGCTCGGTGGCCGTGGCTGCACCCTGGCGCCATCAGGGGATTGGCGCCCGGCTGACCGCGGCCACCCTGGAGCTGGCCCGGCAGCGCGGCTTGCAACAACTCTACCTTCTCACCGAAACCGCGGTCGACTATTTCGTCCGACATGGCTTTGCCCCCATCCCTCGGGACGCGGTGGAACCGGCGGTGCAGGCATCCCTGGAGTTTGTCAGCGCCTGCCCCCAGACAGCCCAGGCCATGGTCTGCCAGCTCGGTTCCCTGCTGCCCGATGAAGCATAA
- a CDS encoding phosphotriesterase family protein produces the protein MSHLITTLGPKSEAELGMILPHEHIFVDLGPIEEANYRRARPEEVIPVMAPEIEKIKALGVTALVECTPEGVGRRADIDLAVSEATNFPVVVPTGIYREPWVPPWAQAATEDELYEWMLQELTEQIGDTGVQAAWIKISAGDDGITPCEAKILRAAARAGAATGAVIGSHTIRGRVVWEQLDILEEAGYTPERFIWIHTQAEPDFSRHLAVARRGAWIEYDAIGSERYSDEYFIHHIRQVLEAGLGDHLLLSHDRGWYDPSKPGGGTPKPYTYLSQVLLPKLEAAGLDSATLRQLTHTNPFRAFAR, from the coding sequence ATGTCCCACCTGATCACCACCCTGGGGCCCAAGAGCGAAGCGGAGCTGGGCATGATCCTGCCCCATGAGCACATCTTCGTGGACCTGGGACCCATCGAGGAGGCCAACTACCGCCGGGCTCGACCGGAGGAGGTGATCCCGGTCATGGCGCCGGAGATCGAGAAGATCAAGGCCCTGGGCGTCACCGCGCTGGTGGAGTGTACGCCCGAGGGGGTTGGCCGTCGGGCTGACATCGACCTGGCCGTTTCGGAGGCGACTAATTTCCCGGTGGTGGTGCCCACGGGCATTTACCGGGAGCCCTGGGTACCGCCCTGGGCCCAGGCGGCCACCGAAGATGAGCTCTACGAGTGGATGTTGCAGGAACTCACGGAGCAAATCGGGGATACCGGCGTGCAGGCCGCCTGGATCAAGATCAGCGCCGGCGACGACGGCATCACCCCCTGTGAAGCCAAGATCCTGCGGGCTGCTGCCCGGGCCGGCGCAGCCACGGGCGCGGTCATCGGCTCCCACACCATCCGGGGGCGGGTGGTGTGGGAGCAGTTGGATATCCTGGAAGAAGCTGGCTACACCCCCGAGCGCTTCATCTGGATCCATACCCAGGCGGAGCCGGACTTTTCCCGCCACCTGGCCGTGGCTCGCCGGGGCGCCTGGATCGAATATGACGCCATTGGCAGCGAACGGTACAGCGACGAGTATTTCATCCACCACATCCGACAGGTGCTGGAGGCCGGTCTGGGGGATCATCTCCTCTTGAGCCACGACCGGGGCTGGTATGACCCCTCCAAACCTGGCGGCGGCACCCCGAAGCCCTACACCTATCTCAGCCAGGTCCTGTTGCCCAAACTGGAGGCGGCCGGTCTGGATTCGGCCACCCTGCGCCAGTTAACCCACACCAACCCCTTCCGGGCCTTCGCCCGCTGA
- a CDS encoding branched-chain amino acid transaminase — protein MTRFAFFNGAIRPIEEARISVMTHTFNYGTGCFGGLRGYWNADERQLYVFRILDHYRRFLESGKLLLAQLDYSPEDLAAFTLELLRAEGWQEDCYIRPILYKADETIGVRLHDLRDAVTIFSIPMGRYIPAEEGARACVSSWRRVDDTAIPARGKLIGSYVNSALAKSEAVLNGFDEALVLNQDGHLAEGSASNLFVVRNGVLYTPPISSNVLEGITRRSIIQMAREVLGLDVIEREIDRTELYVADEAFLCGTGAQITALASVDHRPVGNGKLGPVTKALRDLYFRVVRGREPRYRHWLTPVFETERTAAESIGKG, from the coding sequence ATGACCCGCTTCGCCTTCTTTAACGGTGCGATCCGACCCATCGAGGAGGCCCGGATCAGCGTAATGACCCACACCTTCAACTACGGCACGGGCTGCTTCGGTGGCCTGCGCGGCTACTGGAATGCCGACGAACGGCAGCTCTACGTCTTCCGCATCCTGGACCACTATCGCCGCTTCCTGGAGAGTGGCAAGCTGCTCCTGGCCCAACTGGACTACAGCCCGGAAGATCTGGCCGCGTTTACCCTGGAGCTGCTACGGGCGGAGGGCTGGCAGGAGGATTGTTACATCCGCCCCATCCTGTACAAAGCCGACGAAACCATCGGCGTCCGCCTCCACGACCTCCGGGACGCCGTCACCATCTTCAGCATTCCCATGGGGCGCTACATCCCGGCAGAAGAAGGGGCCCGGGCCTGCGTCAGCAGTTGGCGACGGGTGGACGACACGGCCATCCCGGCCCGGGGCAAACTCATCGGCAGCTATGTCAACAGCGCGTTGGCCAAGAGCGAGGCCGTGCTCAACGGCTTCGACGAAGCCCTGGTCCTCAACCAGGATGGCCACCTTGCCGAAGGCAGCGCGTCCAACCTCTTCGTGGTGCGGAACGGCGTGCTCTACACCCCGCCCATCTCCAGCAACGTGCTGGAGGGCATCACCCGCCGCTCCATCATCCAGATGGCCCGGGAAGTGCTGGGGCTGGACGTGATAGAGCGGGAGATCGACCGCACGGAGCTCTACGTGGCGGATGAGGCTTTCCTGTGTGGCACCGGCGCCCAGATCACCGCCCTCGCCAGCGTGGATCACCGGCCCGTGGGCAACGGAAAGCTGGGGCCGGTGACCAAGGCCCTGCGGGATCTCTACTTTCGGGTCGTGCGGGGCCGGGAACCCCGCTACCGCCACTGGCTGACGCCAGTCTTCGAGACGGAACGGACGGCCGCGGAAAGCATTGGGAAGGGATAA
- a CDS encoding ArsR/SmtB family transcription factor, whose translation MNEMTAESTHITDKPSASSPTTRQPDACCNLLPGLRLEEGEATRLANLFKALSHPVRLQIVDLLSRYGGQVCVCDIEQHFSLSQPTISHHLKILRQAGLLEAEQRGVWVYYHTRPEILAELHRLMADLAAGPAQRPEEVSA comes from the coding sequence ATGAACGAGATGACCGCAGAAAGCACACATATCACGGATAAACCCAGCGCCAGCAGCCCGACCACCCGACAGCCGGATGCCTGCTGCAATCTGCTGCCGGGGTTGCGGCTGGAGGAGGGCGAGGCGACCCGGCTGGCCAACCTCTTCAAGGCCCTCAGCCATCCGGTGCGGCTGCAGATCGTGGATCTGCTCAGCCGTTACGGCGGACAGGTCTGCGTCTGCGACATCGAACAGCACTTTTCCCTGTCCCAGCCCACCATCTCCCACCACCTGAAGATCCTGCGCCAGGCAGGGCTGCTGGAAGCGGAGCAACGGGGGGTGTGGGTCTACTACCACACACGCCCGGAGATCCTGGCGGAGCTGCACCGGCTCATGGCCGATTTGGCGGCTGGACCGGCTCAACGGCCGGAGGAAGTGTCCGCCTGA
- the xseA gene encoding exodeoxyribonuclease VII large subunit: protein MNPITVSALTTHIVALFERDELLRDVQVTGEVSNWKRANSGHIYFSLKDQGASIAAVMWRGNAMAHSWLPREGDQIIAHGYVGVYPDRGVYQLYVNRIRPAGRGQLYARFEAVKRQLEAEGLFAQERKRPIPPWPCRLGVVTSPDAAALRDILRVLAARWPLVDVVVFPTLVQGGEAPAQIEAALATANRYHLEVEAIDTLILARGGGSIEDLWAFNEPQVAYAIAHSHLPVVTGIGHETDFTIADFVADLRMPTPSAAAAAVVPDRQEVWATLVNRRRHLDQLVNRALARWRDQTDQARLRLLRLHPSRQLDRQRQALDERERRLHNAIWNRLRQLAERNHAAYQRLEALSPRRVLQRGYSIVHRQDGQVVVDPAMVPVGELLTVLAARGAYQVQRVENAPEAPNR from the coding sequence ATGAATCCCATCACAGTTTCGGCGTTGACCACCCATATCGTGGCCCTGTTTGAGCGGGACGAGCTGTTGCGAGATGTCCAGGTCACCGGGGAGGTGAGCAACTGGAAACGGGCAAACAGCGGCCACATCTACTTCAGCCTGAAGGACCAGGGCGCCAGCATCGCCGCGGTCATGTGGCGGGGCAACGCCATGGCCCACAGCTGGCTCCCCCGGGAAGGGGATCAGATCATCGCCCACGGCTATGTGGGGGTCTACCCGGACCGGGGCGTCTACCAGCTCTACGTGAACCGCATCCGCCCGGCCGGCCGCGGCCAGCTCTATGCCCGCTTCGAGGCTGTGAAGCGCCAGCTGGAGGCCGAGGGGCTCTTCGCCCAGGAGCGCAAGCGTCCTATCCCGCCCTGGCCCTGCCGGCTGGGCGTGGTGACCAGCCCGGACGCCGCCGCGCTCCGGGACATTCTGCGGGTGCTGGCGGCCCGCTGGCCCCTGGTGGATGTGGTGGTCTTTCCCACCCTCGTGCAGGGGGGGGAAGCGCCGGCCCAGATCGAGGCTGCCCTGGCCACGGCCAACCGCTATCACCTGGAGGTGGAGGCCATCGACACCCTCATCCTGGCCCGGGGCGGCGGCAGCATCGAGGATCTCTGGGCCTTCAACGAGCCCCAGGTGGCCTACGCCATCGCCCACAGCCACCTGCCCGTGGTCACGGGCATCGGCCACGAGACGGACTTCACCATCGCGGACTTTGTGGCCGACCTGCGGATGCCCACCCCCTCGGCCGCGGCCGCCGCCGTGGTGCCGGACCGTCAGGAGGTGTGGGCCACCCTGGTCAACCGGCGCCGCCACCTGGATCAGCTGGTCAACCGGGCGTTGGCCCGCTGGCGGGACCAGACCGACCAGGCCAGGCTGCGTCTGCTGCGCCTGCACCCGAGCCGGCAGTTGGACCGGCAGCGGCAGGCTCTGGACGAGCGGGAGCGCCGGCTGCACAACGCCATCTGGAACCGCTTGCGCCAGCTGGCCGAGCGCAACCACGCGGCCTACCAGCGCCTGGAAGCCCTGAGCCCCCGGCGGGTCCTGCAGCGAGGGTATAGCATCGTTCACCGCCAGGACGGTCAGGTGGTCGTCGATCCGGCCATGGTGCCGGTGGGGGAGCTTCTTACGGTGCTGGCCGCCCGGGGCGCCTATCAGGTGCAGCGGGTGGAGAACGCCCCCGAGGCTCCCAACCGTTGA